The Streptomyces sp. WZ-12 genome segment CTGTCCTGGGAGAGCGAGCGGTGGTGGCTGCGGCCCTGACCCTCCCCAACGGGCCGGCTCAGCCGAGCAGTTCCCGCTCCCGGGTCTCCGGCAGCGCCAGCACGCACCCCAGCGACACCAGCGCCATCGCGCTCACGTACCAGCCCACCGACGCCGAGCCGAACGCCGCCTGGAGCCGGGTGGCGACCAGCGGCGCGACCGCCCCGCCCAGCACCCCGCCGAGGTTGTAGGCGAGCGAGGCGCCCGAGTAGCGCACCGTGGCCCCGAACAGCTCCGGCAGATAGGCGCCCATCGGCCCGTAGACCACGCCCATGCAGAACAGCGCGCCGCCGATGCCCAGCGCGATCAGCACCGGCTGTCGGGTGTCCAGCAGCGGGAAGAGGGCCAGCCCCCACACCACCGCGAGCCCCGAGCCGCCCAGGACGAGCTTCCGGCGGCCCCATTCGTCGGAGCGGGTGGCCGCCAACCAGGTGCCCGCGGCCAGGAACAGGCAGGCGACCAGCGACAGGCCGAGCATGGTGGTGCGGGAGATGCCCAGGGTGCCGGTGGCGTAGGAGAGGCAGTAGGTCGTCGCGGTGTAGAACAGGCCGTAGGCGATCACCATCCCGCCGGCGCCCAGCAGGAGTTGGCGCGGATGGCGCCGCAACACGTCCAGCACCGGGACCCGGCTGGCCTCCTGCGCGTCCAACACCCGCGCGAAGACCGGCGTCTCGCTGATCTTCAGCCGGACGAACAGCCCCACCCCCACCAGCAGGAACGACAGCAGGAACGGCACCCGCCAGCCCCACGACCGGAACGCCGCGTCGCTCATCGCCTCCGACAGCAGCCAGAACACCCCGGTCGCCGCGAAGAACCCCACGGACGGCCCCAGTTGCGGGAACGCGGCGTACAGCCCGCGGCGGCCGCGCGGCGCGTGCTCGACCGCCAGCAGCGCCACCCCGCCCCACTCGCCGCCGAGCCCGATGCCCTGGAGGAAGCGCAGCAGGATCAGCAGCAAAGGGGCCCACAGGCCCAGCGTGCCGTAGCCGGGCAGCAGCCCGACGCACGCCGTGGACAGGCCCATCAGCAGCAGCGAGGCCACCAGGACCGACTTCCGGCCCACCCGGTCGCCGAAGTGCCCGAAGACCACCGAGCCCAGCGGCCGGGCGGCGAACGCCACCGCGTAGGTGGAGAACGACGCCAGGGTGGCGTTGACCGGGTCGAGGGTCGGGAAGAACGCCGTGTTGAGAACCAGGGCGGCGGCGGTCCCGTAGATGTAGAAGTCGTAGAACTCGATGGCCGTCCCGATGAACGAGGCCACCGCCACCCGCCGCAGGCGCTCGCCGTCGGCCGGCTCCCCGGTCGGCTCGTCGGCCGCCTCCGCTGCTGCTGTCGCTTCTGTGTGCACCTGCGCACTCTCACGGTCGGTGTTCAGGGCAGTCAAGGGACACAACGGCCCGTCCCGGATGCCGAGATGGGGCGCCGGCCCCCGCCTACCGGTACCGCAGATACCGCTCCCGCACCGCCCGGAAGCGCGCCAGCTCCGCCCGCCACGCCCCCACCACCTCGTCCGCGCCGGCGCCCGCGTCGATCATCGTGCGGACGGTGGCGGTGCCCGCCAGGTGGTCGAAGTGGTCGGCGAGCCAGGCGAAGTGCGGCCAGAGCCGCTTGGCGGTGACCAGCAGGCCGACGCCGGTCCGCACCGGGTCGAAGGCGGCCCGGTCGTGGACGTGCAGTTGCAGCCCGCCGACCGTCTTGCCCTGG includes the following:
- a CDS encoding MFS transporter codes for the protein MHTEATAAAEAADEPTGEPADGERLRRVAVASFIGTAIEFYDFYIYGTAAALVLNTAFFPTLDPVNATLASFSTYAVAFAARPLGSVVFGHFGDRVGRKSVLVASLLLMGLSTACVGLLPGYGTLGLWAPLLLILLRFLQGIGLGGEWGGVALLAVEHAPRGRRGLYAAFPQLGPSVGFFAATGVFWLLSEAMSDAAFRSWGWRVPFLLSFLLVGVGLFVRLKISETPVFARVLDAQEASRVPVLDVLRRHPRQLLLGAGGMVIAYGLFYTATTYCLSYATGTLGISRTTMLGLSLVACLFLAAGTWLAATRSDEWGRRKLVLGGSGLAVVWGLALFPLLDTRQPVLIALGIGGALFCMGVVYGPMGAYLPELFGATVRYSGASLAYNLGGVLGGAVAPLVATRLQAAFGSASVGWYVSAMALVSLGCVLALPETRERELLG